The genomic DNA CGACTTCGTCGCCCTTGACGCCGGCGCGTTCCAGCGCGGCCTTGATGACGGCCGTGCCCAGGTCGCAGGGCGGCACGTCCTTGAGCGCGCCGCCGAAATCGCCGATAGCGGTACGGACGGCGGATGCGACGATGACTTCCTTCATGATGGGTTTCCTCCTGGTGATCCCTTCATCATACTCGCGCCGCCGCGCGGTCCCGGTCCGATATCCGATCCTTATCGCCAGGCAAGAATTTACTATTGGACAGCCCGCGCGCGGCTCGCCGATAGTGGCCGGCAGCGCGCCGCCCCCGGCGCCCGCCAGACCGGACCCGCCCATGATCGAAACGCTGGAACTGACCGCCATTCCCCCGCAGGACGAAGCGCTGCGCGCCGAGGTGCGCGATTTTCTCGCCGAGGCCCTCGATGGGCTGGAGTCCGACGAACGCGCCCGCTCCTGGATGGGCTACGACGCGGGCTTCAGCCGCCAGCTGGCCGAACGCGGCTGGCTCGGGCTGACGCTGCCGCGCGAATACGGCGGCGCCGAGCGCGGCCATTTCGCGCGCTTCGTGCTGTCCGAGGAATTGCTGGGCGCGGGCGCCCCGGTGTCGGCGCACTGGATCGCCGACCGCCAGAGCGCGCCGCTGATCCTCAAGCTCGGCACGCCGGCGCAGAAGGCCTTCTACCTGCCGCGCATCTGCCGCGCCGAGGCCTTCTTCTGCATCGGCATGAGCGAACCCGGCTCGGGTTCCGACCTGGCCAGCATCCGCACCCGCGCCGAACCCGTGGCGGGCGGCTGGCGCCTGAACGGCAGCAAGGTCTGGACCACCAACGCGCACCGCTCGCACTACATGATCGCGCTGGCCCGTACCTCGGGCACGCCGCAGGACCGCCACCAGGGCCTGTCGCAACTCATCGTCGACCTGTCGCTGCCGGGCGTGTCGATCCGGCCGATCAAGGATCTGGCGGGCGACGCGCATTTTTCCGAAGTGTTCTTCGACAACGTCGAACTGGCGCCGGACGCGCTCATCGGCCAGGAGGGCGCGGGCTGGGCCCAGGTCAACGCCGAATTGGCGTTCGAGCGCAGCGGGCCGGAACGCCTGTACTCCAGCATCGCGCTGCTGCAATGCTGGCTGGCGCATGGCCGCGACGACGCCGGGCTCGACGCCGCCGACCACGCCCTGCTGGGCGCCATCCTGTCGCAGATGGCCGTGTTGCGCGCCCTGTCACTGGCGGTGGCGGGCAAACTGGCCGCGGGCCAGAGCCCGGCCATCGAGGCGGCCCTGGTGAAGGACCTGGGCACTGAGCTGGAGCAGGACATCCCGCGCCTGATCGCCGATGCGCTGGGCCGCCGGCCCGAACGGCCGCCCCCCCTGCCGCTGCTGCGCACGCTGGCCTACCTGGAACAGGTCGCCCCCACTTTCTCGCTGCGCGGCGGCACCCGTGAAATTTTGCGCGGCATCATCGCGCGCGGCCTCGGCCTTCGATAGGAACCCAGCATGGACTCGATTTTTGGCGATGCCGCCGAGCGCCTGTTCGCGCAGACCTGCACACCGGCCATGATCCGCCAGGCCGAACAGGGCCAGGCGCCCGCGCAAGCCTGGCAGGCCTGCGAAGCCGCCGGTTTCGCCGATGCGCTGGTGCCGGAATCCCGCGGCGGGGCCGGCCTGGCATTGGCCGACACGCTGCCGCTGGCCACCGCCGCCGGCCGTCACCTGTGCCCCTACCCCTTCGCCGACACGCTGCTGGCGCGCGCGTGGCTGGCCCGGGCCGGGCATGCGCCCGCCACCGGCTCGATCGCGCTGGCGCCGCACGGCTGGCTGGCATCCGGGGGCCAGGCCACGGGCGCCAATGTGCCCTGGATCCGCAGCGCCGATGCCGTGCTGGCGCGCATCGGTGAACAGATCTGGCTGCTGCCGGCGCGGGCCGCCACGATCGAACCCAGCGGCGTGCACGGCAGCCTGGACGCGCCGGCGCGCTGGTCGCTCGACGATGGCGAGCGCATCGACGCGGCTCCCGCCCTGCCCGGCCTGGACGAATTGGCCGCCGCCGCCTGCGCCGGCCTGATCGCCGGCGCCATGGACCGGGTGCTGGCCATGACGCTGGACTACGCCAACCAGCGCCAGCAGTTCGGCAAGCCCATCGGCCGCTTCCAGGCGGTGCAGCAGCAGATCAGCGTCATGGCCGAGCAGGTCTGGGCCGCGCGCATGGCGGCGCAACTGGCGTTCCAGGGCCGCGACGGCCTGCCGCAACCCTTGCTGGCCGCGCTCGGCAAGGCGCGCGCCAGCCTGGCGGTCGCGCGCGTGGCCGACATCGCCCATGCGGTCCATGGCGCCATCGGCGTCACCGAGGAATACGATCTGCAGCTGTACACGCGCCGGCTGCGCGAATGGCGGCTGGCAGCCGGTTCGGAATCGCACTGGCACGCGCGCATCGGCGCGCACGCGTTGGCCGCCGGCGGCGATGCGGTGTCTTACCTGCGCACCGCGCTGTTCGACCGCGAAGCCGCCTGACGCGGCCCCGCTCAGCCCATCTGCGCCAGCATGCTGT from Achromobacter xylosoxidans includes the following:
- a CDS encoding acyl-CoA dehydrogenase family protein, whose amino-acid sequence is MIETLELTAIPPQDEALRAEVRDFLAEALDGLESDERARSWMGYDAGFSRQLAERGWLGLTLPREYGGAERGHFARFVLSEELLGAGAPVSAHWIADRQSAPLILKLGTPAQKAFYLPRICRAEAFFCIGMSEPGSGSDLASIRTRAEPVAGGWRLNGSKVWTTNAHRSHYMIALARTSGTPQDRHQGLSQLIVDLSLPGVSIRPIKDLAGDAHFSEVFFDNVELAPDALIGQEGAGWAQVNAELAFERSGPERLYSSIALLQCWLAHGRDDAGLDAADHALLGAILSQMAVLRALSLAVAGKLAAGQSPAIEAALVKDLGTELEQDIPRLIADALGRRPERPPPLPLLRTLAYLEQVAPTFSLRGGTREILRGIIARGLGLR
- a CDS encoding acyl-CoA dehydrogenase family protein; this translates as MDSIFGDAAERLFAQTCTPAMIRQAEQGQAPAQAWQACEAAGFADALVPESRGGAGLALADTLPLATAAGRHLCPYPFADTLLARAWLARAGHAPATGSIALAPHGWLASGGQATGANVPWIRSADAVLARIGEQIWLLPARAATIEPSGVHGSLDAPARWSLDDGERIDAAPALPGLDELAAAACAGLIAGAMDRVLAMTLDYANQRQQFGKPIGRFQAVQQQISVMAEQVWAARMAAQLAFQGRDGLPQPLLAALGKARASLAVARVADIAHAVHGAIGVTEEYDLQLYTRRLREWRLAAGSESHWHARIGAHALAAGGDAVSYLRTALFDREAA